GACGAGCATTTAATTGCTATCAATAAACCTCACGGATTGCTTGTTCATCGTTCTAAGATGGCTAATGATGCCACGGAATTTGCCTTACAAATGCTAAGAGACCAAATCGGTCGACACGTTAGTCCAGTACATCGCTTAGATAGAAAAACTAGTGGTATTTTGCTTTTCGCATTTGAGAAAGAGGTAGAAATAGCCATGCATAAACAGTTTCAAGAGAGTTTGGTGGAAAAGAAATACCTGGCAATTTTGCGTGGGTATGCGCCAGATGAATTAGGTATCGATTATCCCTTGGCAAAGGAAAATGGAAATATGCAAGACGCCTTTACATATTTCAAAACATTGCAAAGGGCAGAAATAGATATAGCTTTTGGAAAACACCAAACCTCTAGGTACTCATTAGTAGAGGCTACACCAAAAACTGGCCGTATGCACCAATTGAGGAGGCATTTTGCTCATATCTTCCATCCCATCATTGGAGATAGAAAACATGGCTGCAATAAACAAAATAGGTTTTTCATGGAGCAATTTGAAATGACAACCATGTTGCTTCATGCGTCAGAATTATCATTTATTCATCCAGTTACACAACAAAAAATAAGCATTAACTCAACTATTCATGAAGAATTTAAAAGAGTAATGGAGCTAATGAAATTCAGTAAATAGATAATAATTTACGGCAAAAGCTGTTATTATTTTATCTATGACTAATAACTTACGTTTTGCACCAATATTTTTGGTGATATTTTTATCTGGCTGCTCTTCAATTTATATTCCAAGTGTACCTAATACGCCAATGCTAACTACGCAGGGCGAAATTGCTGCTGGTGCGCACATGTCCCTTAAAGGAAATTTCAATTTTAATTCGGCCTATGCCTTAAGCAACCATTTCGCAATTTTAGCAAATGGGGCATTTTTACAGAATGAAAAGGATAAAAAAGACATAAAACATAAAATGATAGAGTTTGGTGGAGGTTATTTCAAAACATTCGGACCTAATAAGAACAGGATTTTGGAAATTTATGCAGGTTTAGGAAGTGGGAAAAGCGAAAGGACATTTAGAGAACTTGATGATAACAAGAATATTATCAGTACAGATTTTCAAGAGGCAGGTTATGATAAAAAGTTTATCCAAGTAAATTATAGTTCCAAAAGGAGGAGGAACTTAAAGCTTTTTGGTGCAAAATTTGGTTTAAACTACGGTACCGCATTGCGGATGAGTTTCATCAACACCAACAATTTTTATAGAAATAATGTATTGCAGCCCAATGAGGATAATATTTTCTTAGAACCTGTTTTTTATACAAGAATGATTTTAAGTGATGAAGTGCAACTGCAATATACAAGCGGAAGTAACTTTGGCTTAAAAAGCAGAAAGTTTTTAAATGCTGGCAATTCTGTTTTTAGCGTGGGTGCTGTTATAAATTTAGGTAGGACACCTAAAAAACAATAAGAGATTATTGTAAATTTGGGTATGAAGTGGTCGCTATTAATCATTTACTTACTCATCTTTAATGTTGAAACAAAAGCTCAATCATCCTTTGCTGCAAAATTCCATTCCTTAAAAAAAATTGAAATTGATAGCGGAGTGGTTTTATCTATAGACGAGCCAGCAGTTTTCACGCTTTCAGAACCTACTAAAATTATCATTTATGCTTTGCCAAATGGAAATACGACCGAGCAAACTTTTGGTAAAAGACTAGCGCAGGGCGATGATTGGCATTTTGATATTCAGCATATTGGTGCACAAACCGAATTTATTAGGAATGCCGACCAAAACACAAACTACATAGTTGTTTATGCAGAAAACTACTTAAAGAGTTGGCCAGCTTGGAGAAGAAAATATACAAATAGCGATACGCAAATAGGAGAAATTGTTTCTAGCTTGTTACAACGATATAAAAATTTTAATCCTCAAATTATATTAAGCGGGCACAGTGGTGGTGGAAGCTTCATTTTTGGGTATATCAATTCTCAAGCTCAAATACCTGCTTATATTGAACGTATTGGCTTTTTAGATGCAACTTATGGTTATGAAACAGAAAAGCATCCAGCAAAGCTTAAAACCTGGTTAAAAGCTAAAAACAAATCATTACAAGTTATTGCTTACAATGATAGTGTGGTGGTTTACAACGGTAAGCCTTTAGTATCACCAACCGGTGGAACTTGGTTTAGGAGCAAATTAATTGCAAAAAATTTACAGGCTGATTTTAAGTTAAAGTCGTTTGACTTGGCTGATAGATTAACGTGGTTTGATAAAAGACATTCAATAGATTTTAAATTAATTAAGAATCCAGAGGGGAAAATTTATCACACTGTGTTAGTAGAAAAGAATGGTTTTGTAGATTTGATTTTTGATGGCACAGATCTCCAAGATAAGGGCTATAAGTTTTGGGAAGATAGAGCTTACACTAAATTCATTTTGCAGTAAATGGAAAATGAAAGTAAAAGCATCGTTCGTAAAATTATCCACATAGATATGGATGCCTTTTACGCTTCGGTAGAGCAAAGGGATTTTCCAGAATATAGAGGAAAGCCATTAGTTGTTGGGGGTTCGCCAGAAGGGAGAGGTGGCGTTGTGGCCACTGCGAGTTATGAAGCTCGTAAATTCGGAATTAAATCTGCAATGACATCTAAAAAAGCACAACAACTTTGTCCGTATGCAATTTTTGTGCGACCTCGATTTGATGCCTATAAAGACGTCTCTAGAAAGATTAGGGAAATATTTAGTCGTTATACAGATTTAATAGAACCACTTTCCTTGGATGAAGCTTACTTAGATGTTAGTGAAGATAAGTTAGGCATTGGTTCTGCCATCACCATTGCGGAGCAGATTAAACAAGCCATAAAAGACGAATTAAACCTAACAGCATCTGCTGGAGTTTCTATAAACAAATTTGCAGCTAAGATTGCATCAGACATGAACAAGCCAGATGGATTGACTTTTATTGGTCCTTCGAAAATGGAAAAATTCATGGAGAAGTTGCCGGTTGAAAAGTTTTTTGGTGTTGGAAAAGTAACTGCCGAAAAAATGAAAAGACAAGGTTTACATACTGGTCTAGACCTGAAAAAACAGACCGAGGCAAGGCTAATCCAGCTTTTCGGCAAAACGGGTAAGTTCTTTTATAACATTGTTAGAGGGATAGATAACCGCCAAGTTCAGCCACATCAAGAAATTAAATCCATTAGTGCAGAAGATACCTTTTCTTATGATTTAGGCAGGGGAGAAGAGTTAGATGATTGGATTGAAGTTATCTCAAAATCTGCTTTTAGGAGGCTGCAGAATTATAAAATATATGGAAGAACAATTACCTTGAAGGTTAAATTCGGCGATTTTAAGCAGATTACCAGAAGTTTATCTTTTCCAACTCCCATCAATGAGTTAGATCAAGTTATTGACACAGCAAAACAATTATTAAACAATGTTGATTTAGGAGAAAAGAAAATAAGGCTTTTGGGTGTAGGCTTTTCAAATTTCGGCGAAGTTAAAATTAGAGAAAGATACGATGGGCATCAGCAAGTGCTATTCCCTAATGATTAAGATTTAACACAGAGTTAAAATTAAAGAAACATAATGATGTTATTTTTAGTTATTAGATTATAAATCTTAATACCATGAAGATCAATATCGTAGTTATTGCTATAGTTGTGATTGCAATTTTGGCATTTTTTCTTTTCGTGATTAAGCGAAACAAAAAAGATCAAAAGGAATTGGAAAATGAGTTAAATAGTAAAGAACTTAACCCAGAGAAACATACTGAAGATAAAATCTGATTAAGCAATCAGAGATTTAAGTTGGTATTTGTTTCATTAAAATACTGCCTTAAGGCTAATATCGATTGTCTGAGTTTTGTTTTTACAGTGCCCAAAGGGATATATAGCTCTTTGGCAACTTCAGATTGGGTGTAACCCTCAAAATAGAACAATCGAACAACCTCCATCTGATCCTGTTTAAGTTTTAATATAATGTGTTTTAAACCAATATTATCAGGGTTAAATAAGACATGTGTTTGTTGGTCCAATACAGTCAGTGATTCATCTATGTCATCAGTAATTGTTGCTTTTGAGTAGTGTTTGCTCCTAACTTGGTCAATCGCTTTATTTTTAGCCAAATTAGCCA
The sequence above is drawn from the Pedobacter frigiditerrae genome and encodes:
- a CDS encoding pseudouridine synthase: MLEIVYQDEHLIAINKPHGLLVHRSKMANDATEFALQMLRDQIGRHVSPVHRLDRKTSGILLFAFEKEVEIAMHKQFQESLVEKKYLAILRGYAPDELGIDYPLAKENGNMQDAFTYFKTLQRAEIDIAFGKHQTSRYSLVEATPKTGRMHQLRRHFAHIFHPIIGDRKHGCNKQNRFFMEQFEMTTMLLHASELSFIHPVTQQKISINSTIHEEFKRVMELMKFSK
- the dinB gene encoding DNA polymerase IV; protein product: MENESKSIVRKIIHIDMDAFYASVEQRDFPEYRGKPLVVGGSPEGRGGVVATASYEARKFGIKSAMTSKKAQQLCPYAIFVRPRFDAYKDVSRKIREIFSRYTDLIEPLSLDEAYLDVSEDKLGIGSAITIAEQIKQAIKDELNLTASAGVSINKFAAKIASDMNKPDGLTFIGPSKMEKFMEKLPVEKFFGVGKVTAEKMKRQGLHTGLDLKKQTEARLIQLFGKTGKFFYNIVRGIDNRQVQPHQEIKSISAEDTFSYDLGRGEELDDWIEVISKSAFRRLQNYKIYGRTITLKVKFGDFKQITRSLSFPTPINELDQVIDTAKQLLNNVDLGEKKIRLLGVGFSNFGEVKIRERYDGHQQVLFPND
- a CDS encoding RNA polymerase sigma factor; the protein is MIALVLPFNKLIHKELHISTAPSAEEILVAGLKNGDTKSIESLYRMYAGSLMGIISRIVKFDEIAEDVLQDTFLKIWKSIGQYDASKGRLFTWMANLAKNKAIDQVRSKHYSKATITDDIDESLTVLDQQTHVLFNPDNIGLKHIILKLKQDQMEVVRLFYFEGYTQSEVAKELYIPLGTVKTKLRQSILALRQYFNETNTNLNL